The following are encoded together in the Thermus filiformis genome:
- the accC gene encoding acetyl-CoA carboxylase biotin carboxylase subunit — protein sequence MKKVLIANRGEIALRVIRAAKELGLKTVVVHSTADEKSLPVLMADEAICIGPPPSGQSYLNIPNILSAAIVTGADAIHPGYGFLSENPVFAEMVREHGLVFIGPTPENMRALGDKATARKVAREAGVPTVPGTDELTSVEEARQAAREIGYPVILKASAGGGGRGMRLVHTEEELERAVQQAQEEARAAFGNPAVYLEKYIEEPKHIEIQVLGDGENVVHLWERDCSIQRRHQKLLEEAPSVLPLEVRQAIAEAAVRLARHVGYVSAGTLEFLVDKEGNFYFIEMNTRIQVEHPITEMITGVDLVQAQFRIAMGEKLWLKQEEILPRGHAIEVRINAEDPEKGFRPSIGKVETLLFPGGPGIRVDSHLYAGYPIPPHYDSLIAKIIAWAPTREEAIRRMERALAETVIEGPGLKTTIPFHQKVLQNAFFRRGAVYTNFVARRMEL from the coding sequence ATGAAGAAGGTCCTGATCGCCAACCGAGGCGAGATCGCCCTCAGGGTCATCCGGGCGGCCAAGGAGCTAGGCCTGAAGACGGTGGTGGTCCACTCCACCGCCGACGAGAAGAGCCTGCCGGTTCTCATGGCCGACGAGGCCATCTGCATCGGCCCGCCCCCCTCGGGCCAGAGCTATCTGAACATCCCCAACATCCTCTCCGCCGCCATCGTCACCGGGGCGGACGCCATCCACCCTGGGTACGGCTTCCTCTCAGAGAACCCCGTCTTCGCCGAGATGGTCCGGGAGCACGGCCTGGTCTTCATCGGCCCCACCCCGGAGAACATGCGCGCTTTGGGCGACAAGGCCACCGCCCGCAAGGTGGCCCGGGAGGCGGGGGTGCCCACGGTGCCGGGGACGGACGAGCTCACCAGCGTGGAGGAGGCCCGGCAGGCTGCGCGGGAGATCGGCTACCCCGTGATCCTCAAGGCCTCCGCCGGGGGAGGGGGGCGGGGGATGCGCCTGGTCCACACGGAGGAGGAGCTGGAGCGGGCGGTGCAGCAGGCCCAGGAGGAGGCCCGGGCCGCCTTCGGGAACCCCGCCGTTTACCTGGAGAAGTACATAGAGGAGCCCAAGCACATAGAGATCCAGGTCCTGGGGGACGGGGAGAACGTGGTCCACCTCTGGGAGCGGGACTGCTCCATCCAGCGCCGCCACCAGAAGCTTTTGGAGGAGGCCCCGAGCGTGCTGCCCCTCGAGGTGCGCCAGGCCATCGCCGAGGCCGCGGTGCGCCTGGCCCGGCACGTGGGCTACGTCTCCGCGGGCACCTTGGAGTTTCTGGTGGACAAGGAGGGGAACTTCTACTTCATTGAGATGAACACCCGCATCCAGGTGGAGCACCCCATCACGGAGATGATCACCGGGGTGGACCTGGTCCAGGCCCAGTTCCGCATCGCCATGGGGGAGAAGCTCTGGCTCAAGCAGGAGGAGATCCTCCCCCGGGGGCACGCCATAGAGGTGCGGATCAACGCCGAGGACCCGGAGAAGGGGTTCCGGCCCTCCATCGGCAAGGTGGAGACCCTGCTCTTCCCGGGAGGGCCGGGGATCCGGGTGGACTCCCACCTCTACGCGGGCTACCCGATCCCCCCCCACTACGACTCCCTGATCGCCAAGATCATCGCCTGGGCCCCCACCCGGGAGGAGGCCATCCGGCGCATGGAGCGGGCCCTCGCCGAGACGGTCATCGAGGGGCCGGGGCTCAAGACCACCATCCCCTTCCACCAGAAGGTCCTCCAGAACGCCTTCTTCCGCCGGGGGGCGGTCTACACCAACTTCGTGGCCCGCAGGATGGAGCTGTAG
- the speB gene encoding agmatinase, which produces MRPIFGEKDTPYEEARVVVLPVPYDLSLSFLPGARRGPAAILEASQELEPFLLELGVAPEEAGIHAAQAVPWVAGSAEESHRLIREEALRHLRAGKWVVALGGDHSITHPLVQAHREALGPFSILHVDAHADLYPEWQGSVYSHASPFYRLVQEGFSVVQVGLRAVSRESLALIREKGLGFFPAHRIRKEGLPLREILAALGERVYVSFDFDALDPSVMPSVGTPLPDGLTYREAVDLLSALFQEKEVVGMDFVELSPNGQFHAEMTAAQLVYHAIGLKALQAGWLSREADHI; this is translated from the coding sequence ATGCGCCCTATCTTCGGCGAGAAGGACACCCCGTACGAGGAGGCCCGGGTGGTGGTCCTGCCCGTGCCCTACGACCTCTCCCTTTCGTTCCTACCGGGGGCGAGGCGGGGGCCGGCGGCCATATTGGAGGCGAGCCAGGAGCTCGAGCCCTTCCTCTTGGAGCTGGGCGTGGCCCCGGAGGAGGCGGGGATCCACGCGGCCCAGGCAGTTCCCTGGGTGGCGGGGAGCGCCGAGGAAAGCCACCGCCTCATCCGGGAGGAGGCCCTGCGCCACCTCCGGGCGGGGAAGTGGGTGGTGGCCCTGGGCGGGGACCACTCCATCACCCACCCCCTGGTCCAGGCCCATCGGGAGGCCCTGGGCCCCTTCAGCATCCTGCACGTGGACGCCCACGCCGACCTCTACCCCGAGTGGCAGGGCTCCGTCTACTCTCACGCCAGCCCCTTCTACCGCCTGGTCCAGGAGGGGTTTTCCGTGGTCCAGGTGGGGCTGAGGGCCGTCTCCCGGGAGTCCTTGGCCCTGATCCGGGAAAAGGGGCTGGGCTTCTTCCCTGCTCACCGGATCCGCAAGGAGGGCCTCCCCTTGCGGGAGATCCTCGCCGCCTTGGGGGAGCGGGTCTACGTGAGCTTTGATTTTGACGCCCTGGACCCCTCGGTCATGCCCAGCGTGGGCACCCCCCTGCCGGACGGCCTCACCTACCGGGAGGCGGTGGACCTCCTTTCCGCCCTCTTCCAGGAGAAGGAGGTGGTGGGGATGGACTTCGTGGAGCTCTCCCCGAACGGTCAGTTCCACGCCGAAATGACCGCGGCCCAGCTGGTCTACCACGCCATCGGCCTCAAGGCCCTGCAGGCGGGCTGGCTTTCCCGGGAGGCGGACCACATTTAG
- a CDS encoding divergent PAP2 family protein has protein sequence MELFSNSVFWTALLANLLAQTLKLFIYYLLEGRFQWERFLETGGMPSSHSATVSALAVAVGIREGFDSPLFAVAAVFALIVMYDATGIRRAAGMHAKLLNELMEDLQDLLNKGPRPEPLKVLLGHTYLEVAVGALLGAAFAWGLSYLW, from the coding sequence ATGGAGCTCTTTTCTAACTCCGTCTTCTGGACCGCGCTCCTGGCCAACCTCTTGGCCCAGACCCTGAAGCTTTTCATCTACTACCTCCTCGAGGGCCGCTTCCAGTGGGAGCGGTTTTTGGAGACGGGGGGGATGCCCTCCTCCCACTCGGCCACCGTGAGCGCCCTGGCGGTGGCGGTGGGGATCCGGGAGGGGTTTGACTCGCCCCTCTTCGCCGTGGCGGCGGTCTTCGCCCTCATCGTCATGTACGACGCCACCGGAATCCGCCGGGCGGCGGGCATGCACGCCAAGCTCCTGAACGAGCTGATGGAGGACCTGCAGGACCTCCTCAACAAGGGCCCGAGGCCCGAGCCTCTAAAGGTCCTTTTGGGGCACACCTACCTCGAGGTGGCGGTGGGGGCCCTCCTGGGGGCGGCCTTCGCCTGGGGCCTCTCCTATCTTTGGTAA
- a CDS encoding Asp23/Gls24 family envelope stress response protein yields the protein MVDYEITEGALGAIVTQALEGLEGVRLVSPGAKTLGELFKRAKPVRVEREPDGLVVDLVLSVDYGRPIPALAQEVQRAVAEALFVATGEKVKAVNLTVAQVEYRDHAA from the coding sequence ATGGTGGACTACGAGATCACCGAGGGGGCCTTGGGGGCCATCGTGACCCAGGCCTTGGAGGGCCTCGAGGGGGTGCGGCTGGTCTCCCCTGGGGCCAAGACCTTGGGCGAGCTTTTCAAGCGGGCCAAGCCGGTCCGGGTGGAGCGGGAGCCAGACGGGCTGGTGGTGGACCTGGTCCTCTCCGTGGACTACGGCCGCCCCATCCCCGCTCTGGCCCAGGAGGTGCAAAGGGCGGTGGCGGAGGCCCTGTTCGTGGCCACGGGGGAGAAGGTTAAGGCGGTCAACCTGACCGTGGCCCAGGTGGAGTACAGGGACCATGCTGCGTAG
- the accB gene encoding acetyl-CoA carboxylase biotin carboxyl carrier protein: protein MNAKELRQILQALTEHDVSELTLETPDYKLTVKRGKEVVLAQPAPVPAVPVAPLPQAAPAPAPAPAPAPSASAPSAPVEAVSEPKPEAKEECKNCVEVKAPIVGTFYRAPAPDAPPYVKEGDRVEKGQVLCIIEAMKLMNEIESEVSGIVRKILVQNGEPVEYGQPLFLIEPA, encoded by the coding sequence ATGAACGCCAAGGAGCTAAGGCAGATCCTCCAGGCCCTCACCGAGCACGACGTCTCCGAGCTCACCTTGGAGACCCCGGACTACAAGCTCACCGTCAAGCGGGGAAAGGAGGTGGTCCTGGCCCAGCCGGCCCCCGTGCCGGCGGTCCCCGTGGCCCCCCTCCCGCAGGCGGCGCCCGCGCCGGCCCCCGCTCCAGCCCCGGCCCCCTCAGCTTCCGCGCCTTCCGCGCCTGTGGAGGCTGTTTCCGAGCCCAAGCCCGAGGCCAAGGAGGAGTGCAAGAACTGCGTGGAGGTCAAGGCCCCCATCGTGGGGACCTTCTACCGCGCCCCCGCCCCGGACGCGCCCCCCTACGTGAAGGAGGGGGACCGGGTGGAGAAGGGCCAGGTCCTCTGCATCATAGAGGCCATGAAGCTCATGAACGAGATTGAGTCCGAGGTCTCCGGCATCGTCCGGAAGATCCTGGTCCAGAACGGGGAGCCCGTGGAGTACGGCCAGCCCCTCTTCCTGATTGAGCCGGCATGA
- a CDS encoding TerC family protein, with amino-acid sequence MSEAFLVVLSIVALEALLSGDNAMVLAVMVKPLPPHLRTRALLYGLVGAYLLRGLALVFALWLMRLWWVEVLGGLYLVYLMLRHFRGEAKEAPSLTARDFFRLVVLINLVDLAFAIDSILVVVAFSKDLPLVFLGVALGILLIRLAAGGMVRLMEAYPALERVAYALVGWAGVKLFLEGWATFSELSHHPEWALHLPKAVFWGVTLGILLLGSLLAVRKHA; translated from the coding sequence ATGAGCGAAGCCTTTTTGGTCGTCCTCTCCATCGTGGCCCTGGAGGCCCTCCTTTCCGGGGATAACGCCATGGTCCTGGCGGTCATGGTCAAGCCCCTTCCCCCCCACCTGCGGACCCGGGCCCTCCTGTACGGCCTGGTGGGGGCCTACCTGCTGAGGGGGCTGGCCCTGGTCTTCGCCCTCTGGCTCATGCGGCTTTGGTGGGTGGAGGTCCTGGGGGGCCTCTACCTGGTCTACCTGATGCTTCGCCACTTTCGGGGGGAGGCCAAGGAGGCCCCCAGCCTCACCGCCCGGGACTTCTTCCGGCTGGTGGTCCTCATCAACCTGGTGGACCTGGCCTTCGCCATTGATTCCATCCTGGTGGTGGTGGCCTTCTCCAAGGACCTCCCCCTGGTCTTCCTGGGGGTGGCCCTGGGGATCCTCCTCATCCGCCTGGCCGCCGGGGGGATGGTCCGGCTGATGGAGGCGTACCCAGCGCTGGAAAGGGTGGCCTACGCCCTGGTGGGCTGGGCGGGGGTGAAGCTCTTCCTGGAGGGCTGGGCCACCTTCTCCGAGCTCAGCCACCACCCGGAGTGGGCCCTCCACCTCCCCAAGGCGGTCTTCTGGGGGGTGACCCTGGGCATCCTCCTTTTGGGAAGCCTCCTGGCGGTGAGGAAGCATGCCTAG
- a CDS encoding tetrahydrofolate dehydrogenase/cyclohydrolase catalytic domain-containing protein, producing the protein MAEIWKGGPVAEVVYGEIRAQLSTLAFVPFLKVIRLGEDPASVSYVRLKDKKARELGFRSEVEVYPETLPEEALLERIQALNADEEVDGILVQLPLPRHIRAERVLEAIHPLKDVDGFHPVNVGRLWSGGEGLFPCTPLGIVRLLQHYGVDLRGKEVVVLGRSNIVGKPMAGLLLRQDATVTVAHSKTAHLAEVTRRAEVLIAAVGRPHFVTREMVQEGAVVVDVGVNRVGERLLGDVHPEVAEVARALTPVPGGVGPMTVAMLMANTLKAALLRRNGALF; encoded by the coding sequence GTGGCGGAGATTTGGAAGGGCGGCCCCGTGGCGGAGGTAGTCTACGGGGAGATCCGCGCCCAGCTTTCCACCTTGGCCTTCGTTCCCTTCTTGAAGGTCATCCGGCTGGGGGAGGACCCGGCGAGCGTGTCCTACGTGCGCCTTAAGGACAAGAAGGCCCGGGAGCTGGGGTTCAGAAGCGAGGTGGAGGTTTACCCGGAAACCCTTCCCGAGGAGGCCCTTTTGGAGCGCATCCAGGCCCTCAACGCGGACGAGGAGGTGGACGGTATCCTGGTCCAGCTTCCCCTCCCCCGGCACATCCGGGCCGAGCGGGTCCTGGAGGCCATCCACCCCCTGAAGGACGTGGACGGCTTCCACCCCGTGAACGTGGGGCGGCTTTGGAGCGGGGGGGAGGGGCTCTTCCCCTGCACCCCCTTGGGGATCGTCCGCCTCCTCCAGCACTACGGGGTGGACCTGCGGGGCAAGGAGGTGGTGGTCCTCGGCCGGTCCAACATCGTGGGCAAGCCCATGGCGGGCCTCCTCCTCCGCCAGGACGCCACGGTCACCGTGGCCCACTCCAAGACCGCCCATCTGGCGGAGGTCACCCGGAGGGCCGAGGTCCTGATCGCCGCCGTGGGGCGGCCCCACTTCGTGACCCGGGAGATGGTCCAGGAGGGGGCGGTGGTGGTGGACGTGGGGGTGAACCGGGTGGGGGAGAGGCTTCTCGGGGACGTCCACCCGGAGGTGGCGGAGGTGGCCCGGGCCCTCACCCCGGTCCCCGGGGGGGTGGGGCCCATGACCGTGGCCATGCTCATGGCCAACACCCTCAAGGCGGCCCTATTGAGGCGGAATGGAGCTCTTTTCTAA
- a CDS encoding alpha/beta fold hydrolase, whose product MVQIGRRHVTFIPPEGARYLVGDFTDWERNPIPLDGPLTLEFPEGAYVEYAFLDEEGKPFPDPENPEKADNPWWTYPRAIRLPGHRFEAPPEPQKEPRVDRHRLGERRFYVAETGPDPQATVVAQDGVAFYRTGGLHKVAQALLEAGEVPPARLVFVEPIDRSREYRFDEGYEEEFHRVLEEVERTYGPLGEVVLVGASLGGLFSLWQALRHPGRFPKVLALSPALKAHPGGQDTYRDQEWLLERYREAERLPRVYLEVGLLEWLLAPTRRFAALLADRKAPHAYRERPSGHNWVTWKQALAPGLRYLLGR is encoded by the coding sequence ATGGTCCAGATCGGAAGACGGCACGTCACCTTCATCCCCCCCGAAGGGGCCCGGTACCTGGTCGGCGACTTCACCGACTGGGAGAGGAACCCCATCCCCTTGGATGGCCCCCTCACCCTGGAATTCCCGGAAGGGGCCTACGTGGAGTACGCCTTCTTAGACGAGGAAGGAAAGCCCTTCCCCGACCCCGAAAACCCCGAAAAGGCGGACAACCCCTGGTGGACCTACCCCAGGGCCATCCGGCTTCCCGGCCACCGGTTTGAGGCCCCGCCGGAGCCCCAAAAGGAGCCCAGGGTGGACCGGCACCGCCTGGGGGAGCGCCGCTTCTACGTGGCCGAGACCGGCCCAGACCCTCAGGCCACGGTGGTGGCCCAGGACGGGGTGGCCTTCTACCGGACCGGGGGGTTGCACAAGGTGGCCCAGGCCCTCCTGGAGGCGGGGGAGGTTCCCCCAGCGCGCCTGGTCTTCGTGGAGCCTATAGACCGGAGCCGGGAGTACCGCTTTGACGAGGGCTACGAGGAGGAGTTTCACCGCGTTTTGGAGGAGGTGGAAAGGACCTACGGGCCCCTGGGGGAGGTGGTCCTGGTGGGGGCCTCCTTGGGGGGGCTTTTCTCCTTGTGGCAGGCCCTGAGGCACCCAGGGCGCTTTCCCAAGGTCCTCGCCCTCTCCCCCGCCCTCAAGGCCCACCCCGGGGGCCAGGACACCTACCGGGACCAGGAGTGGCTCCTGGAGCGCTACCGGGAGGCAGAGAGGCTTCCCAGGGTCTACCTCGAGGTGGGCCTTTTGGAGTGGCTTCTCGCCCCCACCCGCCGCTTCGCCGCCCTCCTGGCGGACCGGAAAGCCCCCCACGCCTACCGGGAAAGGCCCTCGGGCCACAACTGGGTGACCTGGAAGCAGGCCCTGGCCCCCGGCCTCCGCTACCTCCTAGGCCGATGA
- a CDS encoding alpha/beta hydrolase family protein has product MRPGLFLALLLLPAFAQVLTLPELRARTYGEGGFRVERVLEEGPRFVRVQFSHLSDGLRVHGFANLPRGRGPFPVVVVLHGYVEPSRYRLLAYTTPYADFLAERGFLVLHPNYRGHPPSEGAPAGGLRHAYAVDVLHLLAEVRRGAFPQADPRRIALFGHSMGGGVAQVVSLVDPGLKGVVLYGSMSGDERRNLERIYRWSGGRRGGDLLSLPEAVLREASPWTYLAELRVPYSVHHGTEDAQVPPEWSWELCRRLKALGKPVECFRYSAGHVFRGQALEAFLARVLAFYRRVL; this is encoded by the coding sequence ATGCGCCCAGGTCTTTTTCTGGCCCTTCTGCTCCTTCCGGCTTTCGCCCAGGTCCTCACCCTTCCCGAACTCCGGGCCCGGACCTACGGGGAGGGGGGGTTCCGGGTGGAACGGGTCCTGGAGGAGGGGCCCCGCTTCGTCCGGGTCCAGTTCTCCCACCTGTCCGACGGCCTCCGGGTTCACGGCTTCGCCAACCTGCCCCGGGGCCGGGGACCTTTCCCGGTGGTGGTCGTCCTCCACGGCTACGTGGAGCCGAGCCGCTACCGCCTTTTGGCCTACACCACCCCCTACGCCGACTTCCTGGCGGAAAGGGGCTTCCTGGTCCTCCACCCCAACTACCGGGGCCACCCCCCCTCGGAGGGCGCCCCCGCAGGGGGCCTCCGGCACGCCTATGCGGTGGACGTGCTCCACCTCCTGGCCGAGGTGCGCCGGGGGGCCTTCCCCCAGGCCGACCCCCGCCGCATCGCCCTCTTTGGCCACTCCATGGGGGGTGGGGTGGCCCAGGTGGTGAGCCTGGTGGACCCGGGGCTTAAGGGGGTGGTCCTCTACGGGAGCATGAGCGGGGACGAGCGGAGGAACCTGGAGCGGATCTACCGGTGGTCCGGGGGCAGGCGGGGTGGGGACCTCCTCTCCCTTCCCGAGGCGGTCCTGCGGGAGGCCTCCCCCTGGACCTACCTGGCGGAGCTCCGGGTCCCCTACAGCGTCCACCACGGCACGGAGGACGCCCAGGTTCCCCCGGAGTGGTCCTGGGAGCTCTGCCGCAGGCTCAAGGCCTTGGGGAAGCCGGTGGAGTGCTTCCGCTACTCCGCGGGCCACGTCTTCCGGGGCCAGGCCCTGGAGGCCTTCCTCGCCCGGGTCCTGGCCTTTTACCGCCGGGTGCTATAG
- a CDS encoding (Fe-S)-binding protein, producing MLTLPEKVLFLLLALASLYFGGQGFYRVYRAIRRGKPEDRFDRLPERVGRAIWLVLTQKTVFKRRPLVSFLHALVFYGFVYYLLVNLVDLLEGYFPIHTRGGAWNLFNLLADLLTFGILVGILGLMARRYLVAPRDFTWNPQVPLHERVRQGIPKDSAIVGAFITFHVGSRLLSKASALAQEGPDPFQPVASALSAWLSALSPETLVFLEHFFWWGALGSILLFIPYFPRSKHIHLFMAPINLALYKEKPGALLPVNFEEESERFGAERLEDFSFKRILDAYSCIMCNRCQEACPAYTTGKALSPAAILISERYELNEILPAFAEGKESPRPLMDFALNEEALWACTTCMACVEVCPVGNEPMLHVLDVRRAKVLMEGEFPQELQNAFRGMERSGNPWGIGQGKRLDWAEGLSVPTVDEKPNPEVLYWVGCAPSYDPRAQKIARAMAELLNRAGVDWAVLGTKEKCTGDAARRAGNEYLFFQLATENVETLNAVSPKLIVTTCPHCFHTIGNEYKDFGGEYRVVHHTEFLAELVRSGRLKVRPEAKEVVFHDPCYLGRHNGVYEAPREVLKAGFRLTEPPRSREKSFCCGAGGAQFWKEEEPGAMRVSENRYKELKATGAEVIATGCPFCMAMMNVEVAQDEKPLEVKDVAELLLEALEA from the coding sequence ATGCTGACCCTGCCCGAAAAGGTTCTCTTCCTCCTTCTGGCGCTGGCCTCCTTGTACTTCGGGGGCCAGGGGTTTTACCGGGTGTACCGGGCCATCCGGCGGGGAAAGCCGGAGGACCGGTTTGACCGCCTCCCCGAGCGGGTGGGGAGGGCCATCTGGCTCGTCCTCACCCAAAAGACCGTGTTCAAGCGCCGCCCCCTGGTCTCTTTCCTCCACGCCCTGGTCTTCTACGGCTTCGTCTACTACCTCCTGGTTAACCTGGTGGACCTCCTGGAGGGGTACTTCCCCATTCACACCCGGGGCGGGGCGTGGAACCTCTTCAACCTTCTCGCCGACCTCCTCACCTTCGGCATCCTGGTGGGGATCCTGGGCCTGATGGCCCGGCGGTACCTGGTCGCCCCCCGGGACTTCACCTGGAACCCCCAGGTCCCCCTCCACGAGCGGGTCCGCCAAGGCATTCCCAAAGACTCCGCCATCGTGGGGGCCTTCATCACCTTCCACGTGGGCAGCCGCCTCCTCTCCAAGGCCAGCGCCTTGGCCCAGGAGGGGCCGGACCCCTTCCAGCCGGTGGCGAGCGCCCTCTCCGCCTGGCTTTCCGCCCTTTCCCCCGAGACCCTCGTCTTCCTGGAGCACTTCTTCTGGTGGGGCGCCCTGGGCTCCATCCTTCTCTTCATCCCCTACTTCCCCCGCTCCAAGCACATCCACCTTTTCATGGCCCCCATCAACCTGGCGCTTTATAAGGAGAAACCCGGGGCACTTCTGCCTGTGAACTTTGAGGAGGAGTCCGAGCGCTTTGGGGCGGAGCGGCTGGAGGACTTCAGCTTCAAGCGCATCCTGGACGCTTACAGCTGCATCATGTGCAACCGCTGCCAGGAGGCCTGCCCCGCCTACACCACGGGCAAGGCCTTAAGCCCTGCGGCCATCCTTATCTCCGAGCGCTACGAGCTGAATGAGATCCTTCCCGCTTTCGCCGAGGGGAAGGAGAGCCCCAGGCCTCTTATGGACTTCGCCCTGAACGAGGAGGCCCTTTGGGCCTGCACCACCTGCATGGCCTGTGTGGAGGTCTGCCCCGTGGGGAACGAGCCCATGCTCCACGTCCTGGACGTGCGCCGGGCTAAGGTCCTCATGGAGGGGGAGTTCCCCCAGGAGCTCCAGAACGCCTTCCGGGGCATGGAGCGCTCCGGCAACCCCTGGGGGATCGGCCAGGGGAAGCGGTTGGACTGGGCGGAGGGGCTTTCCGTGCCCACCGTGGACGAGAAGCCTAACCCCGAGGTCCTCTACTGGGTGGGCTGCGCTCCCAGCTACGACCCCCGGGCCCAGAAGATCGCCCGGGCCATGGCCGAGCTCCTGAACCGGGCGGGGGTGGACTGGGCGGTCTTGGGGACCAAGGAGAAGTGCACCGGGGATGCGGCCCGGCGGGCGGGGAACGAGTACCTCTTCTTCCAGCTGGCCACGGAGAACGTGGAGACCCTGAACGCGGTGAGCCCCAAGCTCATCGTCACCACTTGCCCCCACTGCTTCCACACGATCGGGAACGAATACAAGGACTTCGGCGGGGAGTACCGGGTGGTCCACCACACCGAGTTCCTGGCCGAGCTGGTCCGCTCGGGCCGGCTCAAGGTGCGCCCCGAGGCCAAGGAGGTGGTTTTCCACGACCCCTGCTACCTGGGCCGGCACAACGGCGTCTACGAGGCCCCCAGGGAGGTCCTGAAGGCGGGCTTCCGGCTCACCGAGCCCCCGAGGAGCCGGGAGAAGAGCTTCTGCTGCGGGGCCGGCGGAGCTCAGTTCTGGAAGGAGGAGGAGCCGGGGGCCATGCGGGTTTCCGAGAACCGGTATAAGGAGCTCAAGGCCACGGGGGCGGAGGTCATCGCCACGGGCTGCCCCTTCTGCATGGCCATGATGAACGTGGAGGTGGCCCAGGACGAGAAGCCCCTCGAGGTGAAGGACGTGGCGGAGCTGCTCCTCGAGGCCCTGGAAGCGTAA
- a CDS encoding class I SAM-dependent methyltransferase, with product MPRDWDRFYQREAQEERPPAFVVRAYGPFVPEGPVLDLAGGLGRNARYFLQRGHPVVLVERSREALRRLAGTPGLRLLELDLEADPPLRLPPGPFAGVVMSYYVNRPLLKALPPLLAPGGLLLVEGFTRLEARRRGRESPFYWEELELLTPPEGLLLRAFGEGWAAGGHRAWAVYAKEA from the coding sequence ATGCCTAGGGACTGGGATCGTTTCTACCAAAGAGAGGCTCAGGAGGAGCGCCCCCCCGCCTTCGTGGTGCGGGCCTATGGCCCCTTCGTCCCGGAAGGCCCCGTGCTGGACCTGGCGGGGGGGCTGGGCCGGAACGCCCGCTACTTCCTGCAAAGGGGCCACCCCGTGGTCCTGGTGGAGCGGAGCCGGGAGGCCCTAAGGCGGCTTGCGGGGACCCCGGGCCTGCGGCTTTTGGAGCTGGACCTGGAGGCGGACCCTCCTCTCCGGCTTCCCCCGGGCCCCTTTGCGGGGGTGGTGATGAGCTACTACGTGAACCGGCCCCTCCTGAAGGCCCTCCCCCCCCTCCTCGCCCCCGGGGGGCTCCTCCTGGTGGAGGGGTTCACCCGCCTCGAGGCCCGGCGCAGGGGCCGGGAAAGCCCCTTCTACTGGGAAGAGTTAGAGCTCCTCACCCCCCCGGAGGGCCTCCTCCTCCGGGCCTTCGGGGAAGGGTGGGCGGCCGGGGGGCACCGGGCCTGGGCGGTCTACGCCAAGGAGGCTTGA
- the efp gene encoding elongation factor P yields MISVTDLRPGTKVEMDGGLWECVEYQHQKIGRGGAKVVAKFKNLETGATVERTFNSGEKLKDIYVETRELQYLYPEGEDLVFMDLETYEQFHVPKSSVEAARFLKEGMTVLGDMYEGRPLKITLPTVVELKIVDTPPGVRGDTVSGGSKPATLETGAVIQVPLFVEPGEVVKVDTRTGEYVGRAQG; encoded by the coding sequence ATGATCAGCGTGACGGACTTGAGGCCGGGCACCAAGGTGGAGATGGACGGCGGGCTCTGGGAGTGCGTGGAGTACCAGCACCAGAAGATCGGCCGGGGTGGGGCCAAGGTGGTGGCCAAGTTCAAGAACCTCGAGACCGGGGCCACGGTGGAACGGACCTTCAACTCCGGGGAGAAGCTCAAGGACATCTACGTGGAGACCCGGGAGCTCCAGTACCTCTACCCCGAGGGGGAGGACCTGGTCTTCATGGACCTGGAGACCTACGAGCAGTTCCACGTCCCGAAGAGCTCGGTGGAGGCCGCCCGCTTCCTCAAGGAGGGGATGACCGTCCTGGGGGACATGTACGAGGGCCGGCCCCTCAAGATCACCCTCCCCACCGTGGTGGAGCTGAAGATCGTGGACACCCCCCCGGGGGTGCGGGGGGACACCGTCTCCGGCGGCTCCAAGCCCGCGACCCTCGAGACAGGGGCGGTCATCCAGGTCCCCCTCTTCGTGGAGCCGGGGGAGGTGGTCAAGGTGGACACCCGGACCGGGGAGTACGTGGGCCGGGCCCAGGGGTAG
- the nusB gene encoding transcription antitermination factor NusB, translating to MLRRARELAFKALFAHTQGGVPLWEAFQHALSESLEEEAYGEALDEEGIAFARRLLSGYVQRQEEVDRVLKETVKGWDFGQMAKTDLTVLRLATYEMLYEPTPFAPLIEVAVKIAKRYGGEHSGSFVNGVLARVLRRIEAGELQAVPKEE from the coding sequence ATGCTGCGTAGGGCGCGGGAGCTCGCCTTCAAGGCCCTCTTCGCCCACACCCAGGGGGGGGTGCCCCTTTGGGAGGCCTTCCAGCACGCCCTCTCCGAGAGCCTCGAGGAGGAGGCCTACGGGGAGGCGCTGGACGAGGAGGGGATCGCCTTCGCCCGGCGGCTCCTTTCGGGGTACGTCCAGCGCCAGGAGGAGGTGGACCGCGTGCTGAAGGAGACGGTGAAGGGGTGGGACTTCGGCCAGATGGCCAAGACCGACCTCACCGTCTTGCGCCTCGCCACCTACGAGATGCTCTACGAGCCCACCCCCTTCGCCCCCCTCATAGAGGTGGCGGTGAAGATCGCCAAGCGCTACGGGGGGGAGCACTCGGGAAGCTTCGTAAACGGCGTTTTGGCCCGCGTCCTCCGCCGCATTGAGGCGGGGGAGCTCCAGGCGGTCCCCAAAGAGGAGTGA